A DNA window from Primulina tabacum isolate GXHZ01 chromosome 12, ASM2559414v2, whole genome shotgun sequence contains the following coding sequences:
- the LOC142520592 gene encoding putative methyltransferase PMT2, translating into MANKLNSGDSRTRSSMSIFIVAGLCGFFFLLGTWQRSGFGKGDRIAIEMTTSGANCNIMPKLNFETHHSGQAGIIDDSDPKSNVYKPCHRHYTDYTPCQDQRRAMTFSRKNMLYRERHCPSVKLHCLIPAPNGYITPFPWPKSRDFVPYANAPYKSLTVEKAIQNWIQYEGNLFKFPGGGTQFPQGADKYIDQLASVIPIQNGTVRTALDTGCGVASWGAYLWNRNVITMSFAPRDSHQAQVQFALERGVPAVIGVLGTIKMPYPARAFDMAHCSRCLIPWGVNDGLYMKEVDRVLRHGGYWVLSGPPINWNTNYKAWKRPKEELQEEQRKIEEVAKLLCWEKKSEDGEIAIWQKRMDADSCRATQEIAGVTFCKSENSNDVWYKKMEPCVTPYNSAKTDEVPTGDLKPFPERLHAVPPRIASGSVSGVSVEAYLEDSKKWKKHVNAYRKIIKIIDTGRYRNIMDMNAGFGGFAAALQSPKLWVMNVVPTVAENSDLGIVYDRGLIGIYHDWCEAFSTYPRTYDLIHANGVFSLYKDKCEFEDILLEMDRILRPEGAVILRDEVDVLVKVKKMIGNMRWDFKMMDHEDGPLVPEKILVAVKQYWGNSTSTQ; encoded by the exons ATGGCGAACAAGCTTAATTCAGGGGACAGTAGGACTAGGAGTTCCATGTCTATTTTTATAGTTGCTGGTCTTTGTGGTTTCTTCTTCTTACTTGGAACATGGCAGAGGAGCGGGTTTGGGAAGGGAGATAGGATTGCGATTGAGATGACCACAAGTGGAGCCAACTGTAATATTATGCCGAAACTTAATTTTGAAACCCACCATTCTGGTCAAGCTGGGATAATTGATGATTCTGATCCAAAATCGAACGTGTATAAGCCATGCCATCGCCACTACACGGATTACACACCATGCCAAGATCAAAGACGAGCGATGACTTTTTCGAGGAAGAATATGCTGTATCGTGAAAGACACTGTCCTTCAGTGAAGCTGCATTGCCTTATTCCAGCGCCTAACGGATACATAACCCCGTTTCCATGGCCAAAGAGTCGTGATTTCGTTCCTTATGCCAATGCTCCATATAAGAGCTTGACAGTGGAGAAGGCTATCCAAAATTGGATCCAGTATGAAGGCAATTTGTTTAAGTTTCCTGGCGGAGGAACACAATTTCCGCAGGGGGCTGATAAGTACATCGATCAGCTTGCATCAGTCATACCCATCCAAAATGGAACTGTTAGGACTGCATTGGACACTGGATGTGGG GTAGCAAGTTGGGGCGCTTATCTATGGAATAGAAATGTCATAACGATGTCGTTTGCACCAAGAGATTCACACCAAGCCCAGGTTCAATTTGCTCTTGAAAGGGGTGTACCTGCAGTCATTGGGGTTCTTGGAACGATAAAAATGCCATATCCCGCTAGGGCGTTTGACATGGCTCATTGCTCTCGTTGTCTTATACCATGGGGCGTAAATG ATGGACTATATATGAAAGAAGTTGATCGTGTGCTTAGACATGGTGGCTACTGGGTGCTTTCAGGCCCTCCAATCAACTGGAATACCAACTATAAAGCCTGGAAACGTCCAAAGGAAGAACTCCAAGAAGAACAAAGAAAGATTGAGGAAGTAGCTAAACTTCTCTGCTGGGAAAAGAAGTCTGAGGACGGTGAAATTGCAATATGGCAGAAGAGAATGGATGCCGATTCTTGTCGTGCTACACAAGAAATTGCGGGAGTAActttctgtaaatctgaaaaCTCCAACGATGTCTGGTATAAGAAAATGGAGCCATGTGTTACTCCATATAACAGTGCTAAAACTGATGAAGTTCCTACTGGCGATCTCAAACCATTTCCAGAGAGGCTTCATGCTGTTCCACCCAGAATTGCCAGTGGATCAGTTTCCGGAGTCTCCGTTGAGGCATACCTGGAGGACAGCAAGAAATGGAAGAAGCATGTCAATGCCTATAGAAagattataaaaattattgacACTGGGAGATACCGTAACATTATGGATATGAATGCTGGCTTTGGAGGTTTTGCCGCTGCACTTCAGTCTCCTAAGTTGTGGGTAATGAATGTTGTACCTACTGTTGCTGAGAATAGTGACCTTGGCATTGTTTATGATCGGGGATTGATTGGCATCTACCATGACTG GTGTGAAGCCTTCTCTACATATCCAAGAACATATGACCTTATCCATGCTAATGGTGTTTTTAGCTTGTACAAGGACAA GTGTGAGTTTGAAGATATATTGCTAGAGATGGACCGAATTTTACGTCCTGAAGGTGCGGTTATATTACGAGATGAAGTTGATGTACTTGTCAAGGTGAAGAAGATGATTGGAAATATGAGATGGGATTTCAAGATGATGGATCACGAGGATGGTCCCCTTGTTCCAGAAAAAATACTCGTTGCTGTTAAACAATATTGGGGCAATTCCACATCTACACAATAA